The genomic interval TCTCTAAACGCCAACTTTACAAATTTGGATTTCAAAAACATATCCGATCAAAAACAGGCTATGTACAATGTACAGAATCTTACATATAACCAGTATGCATATATGTGGACACCAATGCCAGATGCAGTATATTTCGTTGCACCAAATGTTCATGGATTCGTTTACAATAATATAACTTCCTCCTACTTTTACAACATGATGACATTTACAGGAAAGTTGACAAGTAGTGTTGGATTCATGACATTATACACACTAGTAGCTGATATCGAAATGGCATTTACAAATGCCGCCCCAAAATTTTAATTTTTAAATAATTTTATCTATTAATTTTAAATAATTTTTCAAACCATATTTTTTCAATGATTTTTAATTGATTATTCTAAATAATGTACAATCACGCAGGCAACTATCCGAATTATGTTAATATAAAAAATAAAAGGTGTAGACAGTGATCATTTATGAATAAACTGTATGTTTTCTATAAACCTCAATTTTCAATACATGTATGGATAGATATGATTATGATTTACACCTAAAATAATTATTTTTCAGTTGAACTGTGAATATTTCCAAATCTATTTCATAGGTTTTCCCAGGTTGACTTTAATGTACATGGGGGTTATATCAAAGGCACATTGAATTTCTATTTAGATATTTTTCAATGAAATATCTGTATCAACGCGATCGGATCATGCCTTGTAATCATGTTTTTATAGTCTACCCATGTGTTTTTTGCTTGTTTCTCATAGCAATTAATTTACATGAATGAATATCTGGAGATATAGTTAATCAGGTATTTAAATTTAGGCCTATTATAATTGCGAACATATATTAAAATCTTAAACGCCTTAATAGTGTAAATACTATAATAGAGATTGTAAACAGATATATGGAAATATAAATTAGTACTTCTCAGAACCTATTTTACACGATAGATCAGCGAAAATCACTTTGGTATAAAATAAATTGGAATATAGGGGTTTGCCCATGTAGACATGGTGAAATAAAAATTTCAAAAATCTAACTGGATCGTTTGATATGCTCTAATTCAAATGTTGCGCACTATGCACAATATTTTCATACGTATATATGAAAAGAGAGACATATACTAACTTTACTCAATAAAACCACAAAATGGCCACTGGGTTCGCTTATCATTGTCATAATTTAATTATGATTAAATATTGTACAGGTACTCAATATGCATATTAATATTGCAGAATAACCCTGGTTATCCCTGCTTAATCCCGATATTGTTGTTATTTAATTGTATCTGGATATCATCATGAATTTTTTCTGCATCTGGAAGATCCTTTAAAAGATAATTTTTTGTTTTGGTAATTATATATATAGAATGTAAACCAAATTTCCTTTGAAGATAACCCTCTGTAATAAAAAAATCTTTTATATTCTGATACTTTACTATGTGTGATGCAAAAAAATTTTTTATGTATAAATGGTCTTCGTATATCTCTACTTTATAACTCATTTTGTAGAGGATGTAAAGAATACTTACAAGATAAACAACACCAAGAAAGATGAGATAATTTAAAATGGTTTTATTGTTGATTCTAAGAAAAACAGAAAAAATTACAACAAGAATTGTTATTTTAATCAGTGTTTTTTCCATCCCCCTTATCCATACAGCCAGCATAAAACCTTAACACCATCTACATCTCTAAATTCAGGTTCTGTTTTTTTACATATATCCATAACTTTAGGGCAACGATTGCTAAATTTACAACCCGGAGGAACATTAATAAGGCTAGGCACATCTCCTACCGGTGACGCTAATTCTTTCTTTTCAAAATCCGGAACGGACGCAATTAAAAGCTGTGTATACGGGTGCTTTGGGCTCTCAATAATTTTCTTTGTATCTCCGTATTCAAATATCTTCCCTGCATATGTCACGGCCATTTTATCGGTTAAATACTTGGCCACTCCTATATTATGAGTGATAAATAAATATGTAAGGTTATACTGTGCCTGGATATCAAGCAGCAGATCCAGTATCTGTGCCTGTATAGACTCGTCCAGAGCAGAAGTAGGTTCATCTAAAATTAATAGGTCTGGCGCTTTTATCAGGGCCCTTGCAATGGCTATTCTCTGTATCTGGCCACCAGACATTTCTTTAGGTTCCTTGTTTTTAATTTCATCATAATCTAATCCAACCAGAGACAAAACTTCTTTCACCTTTTCAGGATCGAACTTGCCAAGAGGCTCAGAAACCAGGCTTTTAATTTTCATTCTCGGGTTTACCGATGTATAGGGATTCTGAAATACCATTGAAGTATGTTTTCTCACTAGAGATAAATTCTTTTTTGTGATTTTATCTTCTTCAAAAAACATTTCACCTTCTGTAGGCATTTCTATTGTTGAAATGAGTTTTCCCAGAGTTGTTTTCCCGGAACCCGATTCTCCAACAACACCCAGTATCTTACCTTTTTCTATCTCTATCGATACATTGTCCAATGCTTTAACGTATACAGGCTTACGCCTGAATATAACATCCAGCAATTGCATTTCCTGTGTTAGATAGTATTTTTTTATATTGTTTAATGTAATTATATTACTCAAAGAGCCAGCACCTCACTTTATAGTCTCCGCCAATAGATATAAGCGGAGGTTCTTCCACTTCGCACTTTCCAAATACCTTCTCGCATCTTGTGTGAAATCTGCAACCCCGTGGTAAATTAAAAAAAGAAGGAGGCGCGCCTTTCAGATAATACAGTTTAGAATTCGTTTTATAATCGGTAGGCACACTTTTTAATAAAGCTATAGTGTAAGGATGTCTTGGATTTTTAACCAGAAGATCTGAACCATTAAATTCCATAATGGTTCCCGCATACATCACCATAATTTTATTCGATATCACGTATGCCAGGCTAAGGTCGTGTGTGATAAAAATAATTGACATACCATAATCTCTATTCATTTCCTTTAATAGATTTATAACCTGTGCCTGTATTGTTACATCAAGTGCGGTAGTTGGTTCATCTGCTATCAGTAATTTGGGCCTTAAAATCAAAGCCATTGAAATTACAACTCTCTGTACCTGCCCACCTGATAATTCGTGCGGAAATCTTTTGATAATCTGTTCTGGATCCGGTAGCCTGACAGACTTGAGAGCTTGAATGATAACATTATTGAGATGTTCTTCAGTAGCATCACTTTTGTCCCTTTCAGCCTTAATTTTAGCAGCTTCAATTAATTGATAACCAACAGTCTTGACTGGGTTTAAACTGTTTAATGGATTCTGAAAAATCATAAATATTTCAGTACCTCTGATCAACGTCATTTCATCTTCGCTTAATTTTAACAGATCTTTGCCATCAAGAACTATTTCACCAGACTCCTCCCCTGATGGTGGAAGCAAACGTGTAATTGCACCACCAAGGGTACTTTTTCCAGATCCCGATTCACCTACTATGGATATGGAATCACCTTTATCCAGGTTCAAAGCGAAGTTATTTAGTACTGTTGACTTTCCATTCACTGTTTTGTATGATACTTTTAAATCTTTAATTTCAAGAAACAATTTTTGCACCTCAGTAATCTATCCTGTTGTTAATTATATCCTGATACCTATCACCAACGAGTACGAATCCAGCAACTATGATAAGTATGCTAACACTTGGAAATACAGAATACCACCAATCTGCTGGTAGGTATCCGAGACCATTGGAAGCCATTGCACCAAGTTCTGGTATCGGTATTGTTAACCCGATTCCAAGAAAGGCAAGTGTGGCATATGTAAGTATCACATTTCCAAAATCCAGTGCAGCGTATGCTATAACCGGATCAATACTGTTCAAAAATAGATATCTAAAGAAAAGGCTGATCTTCTTTACGCCATTAATTTTAGCAGCCTGCATATAGTCCATATTTTTGATCTTTAATGTTTGCCCTCTGAAAAACCTAGCGTAAGTAGGCCACCATACTATGGATAATGATATAATAACAGCATCAAATCCGGCCTTTAAAGGAATAGAAATAGCAATAACCAGAATCAACGCAGGTATTGATAGAAAAGAATCAGTCAATCTCATTATAATGTTCTCTATCCAGCCCCCTTTCCACCCTGATATTATTCCCAGCAGTGAACCAATTATTATAGCAGAGAATACTACTATTACAGCAACAAGTGCATCTCTTGGCATTGAGTATAGCATCCTTGAAAGTATAGATTCGCCATCGAAATTTGTACCGAAGATTAAAGCTAATGAATGCGTTGAAGGGCCTTCCAGAGAGGCTGCATAATTGATCTTAAAGGGGTTAGACGGTAATAGTAGATATCCAAGTTTTGAATCACTTGTATAAGAAGCTATATCTTCTAATAGTCCCTGTATTAATGACCATACAAAAAACCATCCTACTATTATAATACCTATAATGGCAGACTTATCTTTGATAAACTGACTAAAATAACCTGCCTTTTTAAACGTAGTAGTTTTTTCAAATGTATTCTCATCTATCATCTAACTCTCACCCGTGGATCTATTACTCCATAAAGTATGTCTGCTGCTAAATTAGCTATAATAATTGATATTGCAATTATAACAGTGGTTGATAATATCGCAATATAATCAAGTGTGTATATGGAATGAACTATAAACCAGCCCATACCATGATAGTCAAAAATATCTTCAACAACCACGGCGCCAGCAACTGCATAACCGAACGTCAAAGCCAGCAATGTAATTATAGGTATTGAGGCATTTCTCAAAGCCGCCCCATATACTGCGCTTTTTCTGCTTATTCCTTTCATTAACTCCAATTTAAAATAATCTGATTCCATAGAATCAAGCATAGATGATCTAGTTATCCTGGTAATAACTCCAAAACTCAGAAGTGCTATTGCCAGAACTGGCAAAATCATATGCTGTATCAGGCTGAAAAAGTAGGGCAAGTCACCTGCTATTATTGCATTTAATAGTGGGAATGCTGCCACATCTGGTGGAGCAATAAGAGTTGGGCTAACCATCCCTGTGGATGGCAAAAGTCCGAGATCATATGCGAGGAATAATTGTATAACAATCGCTATAAAAAATGGTGGTGAAGCCCATGTTACAAGGTAAACACCCTTAACTCCCTGATCCTGTATTTTTCTTCTATGGGAAGCACCAAATGCACCAGTGTATAGCCCAAGTAAGGTGGAGATTATTATAGCAGGTATAACCAGTTCAAGTGTCCTTGGAAGGAATGTTCCTATAAGGGTAATTTCAGGTACGTGATAAACTGGATCATAACCTAAATTACCCCTAAACACATTACCTATATACAATAATACCTGTGTATACAACGGAGCGTTAAGATGATATTTTATGATTATGGCATTTATCTCAGCTCTGGTATGGTGCCCTGAACCAGCATATATACCAGCTAGAGCATCTGGCGTAGGCGCAATTAAGTGTATTAAAAAGTATACTATTACGATAATAAAGATTAACGTAACAACTGCATAAATTGCCCTTCTTACAATATACAGAATTAAATTTGTATTCATGCAATTGACAAATTAAGATATAATATTTAACATTTGTGTTGAAGAAAATGTCAAAATTGTTATTTGATAAAATCTCTTAAAGTAAATGTTTATAAATTATATATAATAATTGAGCATTAAAATTCAACACTAATTCTGAATAATGGTCGTTAATCATTTGAAATTGTGCTATGATTATTATGCAATAAAAATAAAGACATACCACAGATCACAAAACTTTAACATACTATAGCAGATAAGATTGGGGAGTTATATTTCTGTAAAATTTATACTCTTTTAGTTGATATATTATTTTCATTTTAACATTTATATATTTAAATATAACTTTATACTTTTATATATAATTCTTGGTATTAAATAGTTCGCGGGTATATTGCCGCTAAAGTTTAAGAACTTTCCAGGGAATACAACGCTTCATTGGAAGACAAATCATAAGGTATATTTATAACGTTTTAAAATTAATTTGCCTGGATTGATGTATTATCGAACTGCTAAAGTCCAGGATTGACATATATTTTGTTGTCAGGCTTTTAGGCCATGAGGATCTTTCTTCCACAGAAATCTATCTCCACCCTACCCAGGATGACGCAATAAATGCACCTAGAAAATTAAAAGAACAAACAGTCCAAAACTCAGTGGGACTGAACGGTGTGGACTCAAGGGGATTGAAATGGAGTTATACACTTTTCCGGGGGTTTACACATGGCATCTTATGTAAATTCGAGATGTTATTACAATTTGAGAAAAAGATTTGGCCATAGCATTGCCGGAACCATTATGAATTACTGGTATTATTACAATGTAGACCCTCCAGAAGACCAGGATATAGCATTAGAATATTTTATTCTTAAAAGGGATGTTAAATGATTTTTAGAATCAATGTAAAAAATGAAAATTCGTTTCTTCAAGTCATATTATATGAGAATGGAAGTAAATACCTTGTTTTTCCGAAGTTAATTTTAATTCATAATTTTTTAGCCCAAAGTGGAAGCAGTACAGAGAAGTTCCTATTTATAAAGGTTTTACATCAATTTATAGACAGTTTCTCATGCAAATATGGAAGCAGTAAAGTGGAAGCACATGTGAGGTTGCATATATGAGGATATTTAATCCTGGACCTGAATATTCCCAGATCATTTCTTATCTATTAACAGGCAAATCAGCAAGGGAAATTGGAAGGATTATGGGATACAAGTCGGGAGGTACAGTATCCAAGAAAATTAAAAG from Ferroplasma acidiphilum carries:
- a CDS encoding PH domain-containing protein, with product MEKTLIKITILVVIFSVFLRINNKTILNYLIFLGVVYLVSILYILYKMSYKVEIYEDHLYIKNFFASHIVKYQNIKDFFITEGYLQRKFGLHSIYIITKTKNYLLKDLPDAEKIHDDIQIQLNNNNIGIKQG
- a CDS encoding ABC transporter ATP-binding protein, coding for MQLLDVIFRRKPVYVKALDNVSIEIEKGKILGVVGESGSGKTTLGKLISTIEMPTEGEMFFEEDKITKKNLSLVRKHTSMVFQNPYTSVNPRMKIKSLVSEPLGKFDPEKVKEVLSLVGLDYDEIKNKEPKEMSGGQIQRIAIARALIKAPDLLILDEPTSALDESIQAQILDLLLDIQAQYNLTYLFITHNIGVAKYLTDKMAVTYAGKIFEYGDTKKIIESPKHPYTQLLIASVPDFEKKELASPVGDVPSLINVPPGCKFSNRCPKVMDICKKTEPEFRDVDGVKVLCWLYG
- a CDS encoding ABC transporter ATP-binding protein translates to MFLEIKDLKVSYKTVNGKSTVLNNFALNLDKGDSISIVGESGSGKSTLGGAITRLLPPSGEESGEIVLDGKDLLKLSEDEMTLIRGTEIFMIFQNPLNSLNPVKTVGYQLIEAAKIKAERDKSDATEEHLNNVIIQALKSVRLPDPEQIIKRFPHELSGGQVQRVVISMALILRPKLLIADEPTTALDVTIQAQVINLLKEMNRDYGMSIIFITHDLSLAYVISNKIMVMYAGTIMEFNGSDLLVKNPRHPYTIALLKSVPTDYKTNSKLYYLKGAPPSFFNLPRGCRFHTRCEKVFGKCEVEEPPLISIGGDYKVRCWLFE
- a CDS encoding ABC transporter permease; its protein translation is MIDENTFEKTTTFKKAGYFSQFIKDKSAIIGIIIVGWFFVWSLIQGLLEDIASYTSDSKLGYLLLPSNPFKINYAASLEGPSTHSLALIFGTNFDGESILSRMLYSMPRDALVAVIVVFSAIIIGSLLGIISGWKGGWIENIIMRLTDSFLSIPALILVIAISIPLKAGFDAVIISLSIVWWPTYARFFRGQTLKIKNMDYMQAAKINGVKKISLFFRYLFLNSIDPVIAYAALDFGNVILTYATLAFLGIGLTIPIPELGAMASNGLGYLPADWWYSVFPSVSILIIVAGFVLVGDRYQDIINNRIDY
- a CDS encoding ABC transporter permease yields the protein MNTNLILYIVRRAIYAVVTLIFIIVIVYFLIHLIAPTPDALAGIYAGSGHHTRAEINAIIIKYHLNAPLYTQVLLYIGNVFRGNLGYDPVYHVPEITLIGTFLPRTLELVIPAIIISTLLGLYTGAFGASHRRKIQDQGVKGVYLVTWASPPFFIAIVIQLFLAYDLGLLPSTGMVSPTLIAPPDVAAFPLLNAIIAGDLPYFFSLIQHMILPVLAIALLSFGVITRITRSSMLDSMESDYFKLELMKGISRKSAVYGAALRNASIPIITLLALTFGYAVAGAVVVEDIFDYHGMGWFIVHSIYTLDYIAILSTTVIIAISIIIANLAADILYGVIDPRVRVR